One Lacticaseibacillus rhamnosus genomic window carries:
- a CDS encoding DUF554 domain-containing protein, translated as MMFMGSIVNGLTIIGGSLLGLILHNISANAKDTITKSLGLGTFALGIQMALQTKSFIVIIISLCLGGLLGEWLHIEDGMNHLGLKLQERFARNNSHFAEGFVTATLIAVIGAMSILGAIQAGVSGDNATLYTKAVMDGFMAIMMTASLGIGVLFSAIPVILYQGTITLLASFLVQFIPKTLMATSLREIGAIGGLMILGIGLNLMGITKIRISNLLPGLVVLIGILTGQYFLS; from the coding sequence ATGATGTTCATGGGTTCAATCGTTAATGGCTTAACGATTATCGGCGGCAGTTTACTAGGGCTGATCCTGCACAATATCAGCGCCAATGCAAAGGACACGATTACGAAAAGTTTGGGTCTGGGTACCTTTGCGCTTGGCATTCAAATGGCGTTGCAGACCAAAAGCTTTATTGTGATCATCATCAGTCTCTGTCTCGGTGGCTTGCTGGGCGAATGGTTGCATATTGAAGACGGCATGAATCACCTCGGTCTTAAGCTGCAGGAACGCTTCGCCCGCAACAACAGCCATTTTGCGGAAGGGTTTGTCACCGCGACTTTAATTGCCGTCATCGGTGCCATGAGCATTTTGGGGGCCATTCAAGCCGGCGTGTCCGGTGATAATGCGACCCTGTATACCAAGGCGGTTATGGATGGTTTCATGGCCATTATGATGACCGCCTCGCTAGGCATCGGCGTTTTATTTTCGGCCATCCCGGTGATTTTATATCAAGGAACCATCACCTTGTTAGCCAGCTTTCTTGTCCAGTTCATCCCCAAAACGTTGATGGCAACCTCACTTCGAGAAATTGGTGCCATTGGCGGGTTGATGATCCTCGGTATCGGCCTGAATCTCATGGGCATCACCAAAATCCGCATTTCCAACCTTTTGCCTGGGCTAGTAGTCTTAATTGGCATTCTAACCGGACAATATTTTCTATCATAA
- a CDS encoding fructose-specific PTS transporter subunit EIIC has protein sequence MAKYDLIAATGCATGIAHTYMAQEALEQAAKKMGLTIKVETHGQTGVDDPLTQGEIDGAKGVVIASDIDVDADRFAGKPLVNVPVAAGIREPDKLIKEALSSAPVYMPKGGAAKASADENVETSTAGIGNKIYTSLMNGVSHMLPLVVAGGVLIAISFFWGIYSADPKNAEYNQFAAMLNSVGSAAMGLMVPVLAAYIGEAVAKRSGLIVGMAVGMIAYNGGQGSGFLGAIVGGYMAGLVILMLQKVFAFMPDKEFRGLKAIFLYPVLGVFIAGSIMYLINTPMKALNLGLMAWLKGLESSSPIILGIVVGVMCAADFGGPINKAAYLTGTALLAQGNYFFMAGVSAACIAPPLATTISVLLNPKAYNRDERSAGYVNALLGSTHITEGAIPFAAKNPLMNIPAFMVGSAIAAVLTYMSRIQVPAPHGGFIVLPLVNKPVLWVAWILVGAAASGVLLAMIAGHSAKKRGVKSGVVEAALATEGAADDVPVAHVAVSSARNQPAPDADQSQQTFDPSEILNKEYIEVNVPAKTRDDVLHYLANMAVKNDLATDADAVFNKYVAREKEGSTGMEKGIAIPHAQDATIKRSAMLVLHLAQPVEWKTFDGKPVNAVISFLIPEHDSGSHLKYLSSTAKLLTHEDFVKAFQDAKTPDALYELFKR, from the coding sequence ATGGCAAAGTATGATTTAATTGCTGCGACCGGTTGTGCGACGGGGATTGCCCATACTTATATGGCACAAGAGGCGTTAGAGCAAGCGGCTAAGAAAATGGGTTTGACCATTAAAGTCGAGACGCACGGTCAAACCGGTGTCGATGATCCACTGACGCAAGGAGAAATTGATGGGGCAAAAGGCGTTGTCATTGCTTCTGATATTGACGTTGACGCGGATCGTTTTGCCGGCAAGCCGCTGGTTAATGTGCCGGTTGCGGCCGGTATTCGCGAACCGGATAAACTGATTAAAGAGGCGTTGAGCAGCGCACCGGTTTATATGCCTAAAGGCGGTGCGGCCAAGGCTAGCGCGGATGAAAACGTTGAAACCAGTACAGCCGGAATTGGTAACAAGATTTACACCAGTTTAATGAACGGGGTTTCGCACATGCTGCCGCTGGTGGTTGCCGGTGGTGTATTGATCGCAATTTCATTTTTCTGGGGCATTTATTCGGCGGATCCTAAGAATGCTGAATACAATCAGTTCGCAGCCATGTTGAATTCGGTTGGTAGTGCAGCCATGGGACTCATGGTGCCAGTGCTGGCGGCCTATATCGGGGAAGCCGTAGCCAAACGTTCTGGCTTAATCGTCGGCATGGCGGTTGGGATGATTGCTTACAATGGCGGTCAAGGATCTGGCTTTCTTGGCGCGATTGTCGGTGGTTACATGGCCGGACTGGTCATTTTAATGTTGCAAAAAGTGTTCGCCTTCATGCCCGACAAGGAATTTCGGGGATTAAAAGCTATTTTTCTATATCCGGTACTGGGTGTCTTCATTGCCGGATCGATTATGTATCTCATCAATACCCCGATGAAAGCCTTGAATCTCGGTTTAATGGCGTGGTTAAAAGGGCTTGAAAGTTCCAGTCCGATTATTTTAGGCATTGTTGTCGGTGTCATGTGTGCGGCTGACTTTGGTGGACCAATTAATAAGGCGGCGTATCTCACTGGGACGGCATTGTTGGCTCAGGGCAATTATTTCTTCATGGCCGGCGTTTCAGCAGCCTGCATTGCGCCGCCACTGGCTACCACAATCTCGGTATTACTCAATCCCAAAGCCTACAATCGTGATGAACGCAGCGCTGGGTATGTCAATGCTTTGCTGGGTTCAACCCATATTACAGAAGGGGCGATTCCGTTCGCCGCGAAAAATCCGTTAATGAATATTCCGGCGTTCATGGTTGGCTCCGCGATTGCTGCCGTTTTAACGTATATGTCCCGGATTCAGGTTCCGGCGCCTCATGGTGGATTCATTGTTTTGCCACTGGTGAATAAGCCGGTTCTATGGGTTGCCTGGATTTTAGTCGGTGCAGCAGCATCAGGTGTGCTTTTGGCCATGATTGCCGGCCACTCTGCCAAAAAGCGCGGCGTCAAAAGCGGCGTGGTTGAAGCTGCGTTGGCAACGGAAGGGGCAGCAGATGACGTACCGGTTGCGCACGTGGCCGTTTCATCAGCTCGCAATCAACCGGCTCCAGATGCGGATCAATCCCAGCAAACTTTTGACCCTAGCGAGATTTTGAACAAAGAATACATTGAAGTCAATGTTCCTGCCAAAACGCGGGATGATGTGCTGCATTATTTGGCTAATATGGCAGTAAAAAACGACTTGGCAACTGATGCCGATGCCGTGTTCAACAAGTATGTGGCGCGTGAAAAAGAAGGCTCAACGGGGATGGAAAAAGGCATCGCCATCCCGCACGCACAAGACGCAACGATTAAACGTTCAGCGATGCTCGTGTTGCATTTGGCTCAGCCAGTCGAATGGAAAACATTTGATGGGAAGCCGGTTAATGCGGTGATTTCGTTCCTGATTCCGGAACATGATAGTGGCAGTCACTTGAAATATCTGTCGAGTACGGCGAAGTTACTGACGCATGAGGATTTTGTGAAGGCGTTTCAGGATGCGAAGACGCCGGATGCGTTGTATGAATTGTTTAAGCGGTAA
- the glpK gene encoding glycerol kinase GlpK, whose amino-acid sequence MADSYIMAIDEGTTSTRAVILDHAGKMVGEAQKEFTQYFPKPGWVEHDANEIWEAVLSTIADTFISSGVQPRQIAGLGITNQRETTVIWDKTTGLPIYHAIVWQSRQTNALAEALRQAGHGKMIHEKTGLLIDAYFSATKIRWILDHVPGAQERAENGELLFGTIDTWLSWKLSGGAIHVTDYTNASRTMLFNIHTLDWDDEILQLLHIPRAMLPEVRSNSEIYGTGAAYHFFGSTVPIAGMAGDQQSALFGQLALAPGMVKNTYGTGSFIVMNTGDKPKMSANNLLTTIAYGVNGQINYALEGSVFVAGSAIQWLRDQMGLVAQSPDTQQAAEAATSDDEVYVVPAFTGLGAPYWDAEARGAVFGLTRGTTKDDFIKATLQALAYQTRDVVDTMYKDTQIAVPALRVDGGAARNDYLMQFQADILNKPLERAANLETTAMGAAFLAGLAVGFWQDTDELKQIFKIGKRFEPRMTPARRENLYAGWQQAVAATQMFKHRPLPRTSTANNE is encoded by the coding sequence ATGGCAGATAGTTACATCATGGCCATTGATGAAGGCACGACCAGTACGCGCGCGGTTATTTTGGATCATGCTGGCAAGATGGTGGGCGAGGCGCAAAAGGAGTTTACCCAGTATTTTCCTAAACCGGGCTGGGTGGAGCACGATGCGAATGAGATTTGGGAAGCGGTGTTGTCGACGATTGCGGATACCTTTATTTCGTCTGGGGTGCAGCCGCGGCAAATTGCAGGACTCGGGATTACGAATCAGCGTGAAACAACGGTGATTTGGGATAAGACAACGGGGCTGCCGATTTATCATGCGATTGTGTGGCAGTCACGGCAGACCAATGCGTTGGCGGAAGCGTTGCGGCAGGCTGGTCATGGCAAAATGATTCATGAGAAGACCGGCTTGCTGATTGACGCCTATTTTTCCGCTACGAAGATTCGCTGGATTTTGGATCATGTTCCGGGAGCCCAAGAGCGCGCGGAAAATGGCGAGTTGCTGTTTGGCACGATTGATACGTGGCTGAGTTGGAAGTTATCAGGCGGCGCGATTCATGTGACGGACTACACGAATGCCAGTCGAACAATGTTATTCAACATTCATACGTTGGATTGGGATGACGAGATTTTGCAGTTGCTGCATATTCCGCGGGCCATGTTGCCTGAGGTGCGCAGTAATTCGGAAATTTACGGTACTGGCGCGGCTTATCATTTCTTCGGCAGCACGGTTCCGATTGCAGGGATGGCCGGTGACCAGCAAAGCGCCTTGTTTGGCCAGTTAGCGTTGGCGCCGGGGATGGTGAAGAATACATATGGTACTGGCTCGTTTATTGTGATGAATACAGGCGATAAGCCGAAAATGTCTGCTAATAACTTGTTGACGACGATTGCATATGGCGTGAACGGGCAGATTAATTATGCTCTGGAAGGCTCGGTGTTTGTCGCGGGCTCGGCGATTCAGTGGCTGCGCGATCAAATGGGGTTGGTGGCGCAATCGCCTGACACCCAGCAAGCAGCCGAGGCAGCCACTAGTGATGATGAGGTTTATGTGGTGCCTGCGTTTACAGGCTTAGGGGCACCGTATTGGGATGCCGAAGCACGCGGGGCAGTTTTTGGCTTGACCCGCGGGACCACTAAAGACGACTTTATTAAAGCGACGTTGCAGGCTTTGGCTTATCAAACGCGTGATGTGGTTGATACCATGTACAAGGACACGCAGATTGCCGTCCCAGCCTTACGCGTTGACGGTGGGGCAGCTCGCAATGATTACCTGATGCAGTTTCAGGCGGATATCCTGAATAAGCCTTTGGAACGAGCCGCCAATTTAGAGACGACCGCCATGGGTGCTGCCTTTTTAGCGGGGTTGGCAGTCGGCTTCTGGCAGGATACGGATGAACTTAAACAGATTTTCAAGATTGGTAAGCGGTTTGAACCTCGCATGACACCGGCGCGGCGGGAGAATTTATACGCCGGTTGGCAACAGGCTGTCGCCGCCACGCAGATGTTCAAGCACCGGCCGTTACCACGGACATCCACTGCCAATAACGAATAA
- a CDS encoding UbiX family flavin prenyltransferase translates to MKRIIVGITGASGTIYAVNLLQHLHRLPDVEVHLVMSAWAKQNLSLETDMKQSELEALADYVYPVQNQGATIASGSFLTDAMVIVPASMKTIAGIAMGFDDNLIGRAADVTIKEQRQLIIVPRETPLSPIHLDNLAKLAHIGVQIIPPIPAFYQHPQTIQDLIEHHTMKLLDALHIKTETASRWNGASLR, encoded by the coding sequence TTGAAACGTATTATCGTAGGGATTACCGGGGCATCCGGAACTATTTACGCTGTTAACCTGCTCCAGCATTTACATCGCCTGCCTGATGTCGAAGTTCATTTGGTGATGAGTGCTTGGGCAAAGCAAAACCTGTCACTTGAGACCGACATGAAACAAAGCGAACTCGAAGCTTTGGCGGATTATGTTTATCCTGTTCAAAACCAAGGGGCAACCATTGCAAGCGGCAGTTTTTTAACCGATGCAATGGTCATTGTTCCGGCAAGCATGAAAACCATTGCGGGCATTGCGATGGGCTTTGATGATAATCTCATTGGACGAGCAGCCGATGTCACGATTAAAGAACAGCGGCAATTGATTATTGTGCCGCGGGAAACACCGCTTAGTCCAATTCATCTGGATAACCTCGCTAAACTAGCCCACATTGGCGTTCAAATCATTCCGCCTATTCCAGCTTTCTATCAGCATCCCCAAACCATCCAGGATTTAATTGAGCATCACACCATGAAACTATTAGACGCCTTGCATATTAAAACCGAAACCGCTAGTCGCTGGAATGGAGCGTCGTTAAGATGA
- a CDS encoding UbiD family decarboxylase: protein MTASPWDLRKVLDELKQDPQQYHETEVQVDPDAELAGVYRYIGAGGTVERPTQEGPAMMFNNVVGFPTTRVLIGLMASRKRVGKMFHQDYHTLGRFLNKAVLNPIQPVTVEESAAPAHEVVAKASDPDFDIRKLVAAPTNTPQDAGPYITCGVVLGSNMAKTMTDVTIHRMVLEDKDTLGIYIMPGGRHIGHFAEEYEKANKPMPVTINIGLDPAITIGATFEPPTTPLGYDELGVAGAIRQEPVQLVQAVTVNEKAIARSEFTLEGYIMPNTRIQEDINTHTGKAMPEFPGYDGDANPALQVIKVTAVTHRRDHPIMQSVIGPSEEHVSMAGIPTEASILQLVDRAIPGKVKNVYNPPAGGGKLMTIMQIHKDNPADEGIQRQAALLAFSAFKELKTVWLVDDDVDIFDMNDVVWTMNTRFQGDQDIMVLPGMRNHPLDPSERPQYDPKSIRVRGMSSKTVIDGTVPFDMRDQFKRAAFKKVSDWQKYLK from the coding sequence ATGACAGCATCACCTTGGGACTTAAGAAAAGTATTGGATGAACTAAAACAGGATCCGCAGCAATATCATGAAACAGAGGTGCAAGTCGATCCCGATGCAGAGCTTGCTGGCGTTTATCGTTACATCGGTGCCGGTGGGACGGTCGAACGTCCGACACAGGAAGGTCCGGCAATGATGTTTAACAACGTTGTCGGCTTCCCAACGACAAGGGTTTTGATCGGTTTAATGGCCAGTCGCAAGCGGGTTGGCAAGATGTTTCACCAAGACTATCACACACTTGGTCGATTCTTGAACAAAGCGGTTTTAAATCCTATTCAACCCGTTACAGTCGAAGAATCAGCAGCGCCTGCGCATGAAGTCGTTGCCAAGGCTAGTGACCCGGACTTTGACATTAGAAAACTCGTTGCAGCACCAACCAATACGCCACAAGATGCCGGCCCATACATCACATGCGGCGTAGTTTTGGGTTCCAATATGGCCAAAACAATGACTGATGTGACGATTCATCGCATGGTTTTGGAAGATAAGGATACGCTTGGTATTTATATCATGCCCGGTGGTCGCCACATTGGTCATTTTGCTGAAGAATATGAAAAAGCCAATAAGCCGATGCCGGTGACCATCAACATTGGCTTGGATCCGGCCATTACCATTGGTGCCACTTTTGAACCGCCTACCACGCCGCTTGGCTACGATGAACTAGGAGTTGCCGGAGCCATTCGCCAAGAACCCGTGCAACTGGTTCAGGCTGTGACCGTCAATGAAAAAGCCATTGCGCGTTCAGAATTTACACTGGAAGGCTATATCATGCCTAACACGCGTATCCAAGAAGATATCAATACCCATACCGGCAAAGCCATGCCAGAGTTTCCCGGCTATGACGGTGATGCCAATCCGGCTTTGCAAGTGATTAAAGTGACGGCTGTAACCCATCGGCGCGATCATCCCATTATGCAAAGTGTCATCGGACCTAGTGAAGAACATGTCTCCATGGCCGGCATTCCAACCGAAGCCAGCATTTTACAACTTGTTGATCGTGCCATCCCCGGCAAGGTCAAGAATGTGTACAATCCCCCAGCTGGTGGCGGCAAACTCATGACCATCATGCAAATTCACAAAGATAATCCAGCTGATGAAGGGATTCAACGTCAAGCTGCATTACTCGCTTTTTCGGCATTCAAAGAACTAAAAACTGTTTGGCTGGTCGATGATGATGTCGATATTTTTGACATGAATGATGTCGTCTGGACAATGAACACGCGTTTTCAAGGTGATCAGGACATCATGGTATTACCTGGCATGCGCAACCATCCGCTTGATCCGTCAGAACGACCGCAATATGATCCCAAGTCTATTCGGGTACGCGGAATGAGTTCGAAGACGGTCATTGATGGTACCGTACCATTTGATATGCGCGATCAATTCAAACGAGCAGCCTTTAAAAAAGTTTCCGACTGGCAAAAATATTTGAAATAG
- the recA gene encoding recombinase RecA — MAKKTTTKADNKKSDATDRETELEKALQKITKAFGEGAVMKMGDRPELKIDVVSTGILSLDLALGVGGLPRGRIVEIYGPESSGKTTIALQTIAELQKTGGKAAYIDAENAMDPKYAAELGVNIDDLLLSQPNSGEQGLEIAEMLIESAAVDVVVIDSVAALVPKAEIEGAIGDSHVGLQARLMSQALRKMAGTINNTNTLVIFINQLREKVGIVFGNPEVTPGGRALKFYASVRIEVRKGQQVKDGKNVVGFASKLKVTKNKVAPPFKTVETTMSFGHGIEHNTDMINLATDKDNDLDVITKSGSWYNYGKERLGQGLVNASHYLDEHPEVSKEIEAKIREQSAPKPKEEDEKKDTAKDEKTTADKKPEEKPTTDKKPDDKKDDPSSFGVDRLV, encoded by the coding sequence ATGGCGAAAAAAACGACCACAAAAGCTGATAATAAAAAGTCTGATGCCACAGATCGTGAAACCGAATTAGAAAAGGCGCTGCAAAAGATTACCAAGGCGTTCGGTGAAGGCGCGGTCATGAAGATGGGTGATCGACCGGAGTTGAAGATCGATGTGGTCTCAACCGGGATTCTGTCATTGGATCTCGCTCTTGGTGTCGGTGGCTTACCACGGGGCCGGATCGTTGAAATTTATGGACCTGAAAGTAGTGGGAAAACCACGATTGCGCTGCAGACGATTGCCGAATTACAAAAAACCGGTGGCAAGGCAGCTTATATTGACGCGGAAAATGCGATGGATCCAAAGTATGCTGCCGAGTTAGGCGTGAACATTGACGACCTTTTGCTTTCCCAACCAAATTCGGGTGAACAAGGATTGGAAATCGCCGAGATGCTGATCGAATCGGCAGCGGTTGATGTTGTCGTGATCGACTCCGTAGCCGCGCTGGTGCCAAAGGCTGAAATCGAGGGTGCAATTGGTGACAGTCACGTTGGCTTGCAAGCACGGCTGATGTCGCAGGCACTGCGAAAGATGGCCGGAACGATTAACAATACGAATACGTTGGTCATCTTCATTAACCAGTTACGTGAAAAAGTCGGCATTGTTTTTGGCAATCCGGAAGTCACCCCAGGCGGCCGGGCGCTGAAGTTTTACGCCTCTGTGCGCATTGAAGTACGCAAAGGCCAGCAGGTTAAAGATGGTAAGAATGTCGTTGGGTTTGCCAGCAAGCTCAAGGTGACCAAGAATAAGGTGGCACCGCCGTTTAAGACCGTTGAAACCACTATGTCGTTTGGGCACGGGATCGAGCACAATACTGACATGATCAACTTAGCGACTGATAAAGACAACGATCTGGACGTTATCACCAAATCAGGCTCATGGTACAACTATGGTAAGGAGCGCCTCGGCCAAGGTCTGGTCAATGCGTCTCATTATCTGGATGAGCATCCTGAAGTATCCAAGGAAATCGAAGCCAAGATCCGCGAGCAGTCCGCACCGAAGCCAAAAGAAGAGGACGAAAAGAAGGATACTGCTAAAGACGAGAAAACAACGGCTGACAAGAAGCCTGAAGAGAAACCAACAACTGACAAAAAGCCGGATGATAAGAAAGATGATCCATCCAGCTTCGGGGTTGACCGTTTAGTTTAA
- a CDS encoding MurR/RpiR family transcriptional regulator: protein MATLSPTEAYLWDYIENHQQTVVNLSITQLSVAANVSPATIVRTMKKKGFNGYTEFRHDLLKRIGDTEPFGILDQVDDQIKKVIMQNQIEVYNTLDNLKVSVIEDSVQLLAKAEIILIFARGLSESIASEVTLKLQLLGKYAEFFSDPNIIQTIAGQISPHAVAITITLNGETPELVAAAKTLAARDIPQIILTTNAQASIVKYADELFVGYKSKAAYFDKYEVASRLPLQVMSRILLDSYVVRKRGQKN from the coding sequence ATGGCTACACTCAGTCCCACAGAGGCTTATCTTTGGGATTACATCGAGAATCACCAACAAACCGTCGTCAACTTATCCATCACCCAGTTAAGCGTCGCGGCCAACGTCTCACCGGCAACCATTGTGCGCACGATGAAGAAAAAAGGCTTCAACGGCTACACCGAATTTCGGCATGATTTGCTAAAACGCATTGGCGACACTGAACCATTCGGCATCCTCGATCAGGTGGATGATCAAATTAAAAAAGTGATTATGCAAAATCAAATTGAGGTTTATAACACCCTTGATAATCTGAAAGTTTCTGTCATTGAGGACTCGGTTCAACTACTCGCCAAGGCCGAGATCATCCTCATTTTTGCGCGCGGCCTATCCGAATCAATCGCCTCGGAAGTCACTTTGAAGCTCCAGTTGCTGGGCAAGTATGCTGAATTCTTCAGTGATCCCAACATCATCCAAACCATCGCCGGTCAGATCAGTCCGCATGCAGTGGCCATCACGATCACCTTAAACGGCGAAACCCCGGAACTCGTCGCCGCTGCCAAAACCCTTGCCGCCCGCGACATTCCGCAAATCATCCTGACGACCAACGCCCAAGCTTCAATCGTCAAGTACGCGGATGAACTTTTTGTCGGCTATAAATCAAAAGCCGCCTATTTTGACAAATACGAGGTGGCTTCGCGTCTGCCGTTACAAGTTATGAGCCGCATTTTGCTGGATAGTTATGTGGTGCGAAAACGGGGACAGAAAAATTAA
- a CDS encoding putative holin-like toxin, which produces MSVADALMLMLVFGDFVLSLIALIITIMLIIQDNQKDRR; this is translated from the coding sequence TTGTCTGTTGCTGATGCGTTGATGCTGATGCTGGTCTTCGGTGATTTCGTATTATCGTTGATTGCGCTGATCATCACCATTATGCTGATAATACAAGACAATCAAAAAGACCGTCGCTAA
- the pfkB gene encoding 1-phosphofructokinase, whose amino-acid sequence MIYTLTLNPAIDLFIKTQTMAPNTVNRTDSYDIQANGKGVNVSCILKRRGVDNVALGVGGGFTLDYIADFLTEQGIRNHFYKDAGFTRINVFTRVVSDHNEYKLVNPGPEISAETLKQLYQQLTTLGADDWLCVSGSFARGIEPSFLLQLGKLSRENGFALIIDSSYPEAVKALAYQPLLVKPNDAELMSWFNQSGEADLATMVKLGHKALAAGAQNVLVSLGAAGALFMNQDVTLVGNAPKIDVLNTAGAGDTMLGTFLAGLYQKQDLADTLKLAIAAGSDTARRAWITDFTETDELLTQIEIKKLEG is encoded by the coding sequence GTGATTTATACCTTGACGTTAAATCCAGCAATTGATCTTTTTATTAAAACTCAGACCATGGCGCCGAATACGGTGAATCGAACGGACAGTTATGACATTCAGGCAAATGGTAAAGGCGTGAATGTGAGCTGCATCTTGAAGCGGCGCGGGGTTGATAACGTTGCGCTTGGGGTTGGCGGCGGCTTTACCCTTGATTACATTGCGGATTTTCTGACTGAGCAAGGCATTCGCAATCACTTTTACAAGGATGCCGGGTTCACGCGGATTAACGTGTTTACCCGCGTTGTCAGTGATCATAACGAGTATAAGTTAGTGAACCCCGGGCCGGAGATTAGCGCCGAAACATTAAAACAATTATACCAACAACTGACCACTCTTGGGGCTGACGATTGGCTTTGTGTTTCCGGGAGTTTTGCACGCGGCATTGAGCCGAGCTTTTTGTTGCAACTGGGAAAACTGAGCCGGGAAAATGGCTTTGCGTTGATTATCGACAGTTCGTATCCGGAAGCTGTTAAAGCCTTGGCCTATCAACCATTACTGGTGAAGCCGAATGATGCGGAGTTGATGAGTTGGTTTAACCAATCCGGAGAAGCCGACTTGGCGACGATGGTGAAGTTGGGCCACAAAGCGTTAGCGGCTGGGGCCCAAAATGTGTTGGTTTCACTCGGTGCGGCGGGAGCCTTGTTTATGAATCAGGATGTGACGCTGGTCGGAAACGCGCCAAAGATTGACGTGTTGAATACTGCCGGTGCCGGTGACACGATGCTGGGGACCTTTTTAGCGGGCCTTTATCAAAAGCAGGATCTAGCGGACACGCTGAAATTGGCGATTGCGGCGGGCAGTGATACGGCCCGGCGCGCATGGATTACGGATTTTACTGAGACGGATGAATTGTTGACGCAAATTGAGATTAAGAAACTGGAGGGTTAG
- a CDS encoding DUF7679 family protein → MKKQHIVARVRRPDGLVLDFRLPKDITHAIKVSPQTDWFERLRGGLIVAPMAPYVGKGKTAFFIGRIERVYYSSRQLKRFTRSQFLLPDVWREQDLLESFTFLRHDHAWLNRLYIKDDLRYWYHDANSHFLANVRDLHCKLVYHRFQSRKQRLLPNF, encoded by the coding sequence GTGAAGAAACAGCATATTGTGGCTCGGGTACGGCGCCCGGATGGTTTGGTTTTGGACTTTCGGCTACCCAAAGATATTACGCATGCAATCAAAGTAAGTCCGCAAACAGATTGGTTTGAGCGGTTACGCGGGGGATTGATTGTTGCACCTATGGCACCGTACGTGGGCAAGGGGAAGACGGCTTTCTTTATTGGTCGCATTGAGCGCGTCTATTATTCAAGCCGTCAGTTAAAACGCTTTACGCGCAGTCAGTTTTTGTTGCCTGATGTTTGGCGCGAACAGGATTTGCTAGAAAGTTTTACGTTTTTGCGGCACGATCACGCGTGGTTGAATCGCTTGTATATCAAAGATGATTTACGCTATTGGTATCACGATGCCAACTCGCATTTTTTGGCAAATGTTCGCGATTTGCACTGCAAGTTGGTGTATCATCGCTTTCAGAGTCGAAAACAACGACTGCTGCCGAACTTCTAA